The following coding sequences are from one Ficedula albicollis isolate OC2 chromosome 14, FicAlb1.5, whole genome shotgun sequence window:
- the CHST12 gene encoding carbohydrate sulfotransferase 12, whose protein sequence is MTKARLLRLSVVLVSIFMILLIIVYWDNVGTAHFYLHTSFSRPRSPAAIAAGEDWEALPDVDEFLAKLLSSSLKQNSSIPRRTEQLLVQGSNKPVVSNLEENVRGYDWSTHKDRSSLDQEKLQVERQRTLREFCANSSFTFPTKERSFDDIPNYELNHLIVDDRHGVIYCYVPKVACTNWKRVMIVLSESLLHQGLPYRNPLDIPREHVHNTSTHLTFNKFWRRYGKFSRHLMKIKLKKYTKFLFVRDPFVRLISAFRSKFELENEDFYRRFAIPMLKLYSNHTNLPTSVSEAFGAGLKVSFSDFIQYLLDPRTEKMAPFNEHWRQVYRLCHPCQIDYDFIGKLETLDEDAAYLLQLLKVDRLLRFPPSYRNRTASSWEDNWFAKIPLAWRQQLYKLYEADFVLFGYPKPENLLKD, encoded by the coding sequence ATGACCAAAGCACGGCTCCTCCGTCTGTCTGTGGTGCTGGTCTCCATCTTCATGATCCTCCTGATTATTGTGTACTGGGACAACGTGGGCACGGCTCACTTCTACCTGCACACATCCTTCTCCAGACCCCGCTCCCCAGCAGCCATCGCAGCAGGTGAGGACTGGGAAGCCTTGCCAGATGTAGATGAATTTTTGGCAAAGCTGCTTAGTTCAAGCCTGAAACAGAACAGCTCTATCCCCCgaaggacagagcagctcctcgTCCAGGGCTCCAACAAGCCTGTGGTAAGTAACTTGGAGGAGAACGTGCGGGGCTATGACTGGTCTACACACAAGGACAGGAGCAGCTTGGACCAAGAGAAGCTGCAGGTGGAGAGGCAGAGAACGTTGCGGGAGTTTTGTGCCAATTCCAGCTTCACCTTCCCCACCAAGGAGCGCTCCTTCGATGACATTCCGAACTACGAGCTCAACCACCTGATTGTGGACGACCGCCACGGCGTCATCTACTGCTACGTGCCCAAGGTGGCCTGCACCAACTGGAAGCGCGTGATGATCGTGCTGAGCGAGAGcctgctgcaccaggggctgcccTACAGGAACCCTCTGGACATCCCCCGGGAGCACGTCCACAACACCAGCACCCACCTGACCTTCAACAAATTCTGGCGCCGCTACGGGAAGTTCTCCCGGCATCTGATGAAGATCAAGCTGAAGAAATACACCAAGTTCCTCTTTGTACGAGACCCCTTTGTGCGCCTCATCTCCGCCTTCCGCAGCAAATTCGAGCTGGAGAACGAGGACTTCTACCGGCGTTTCGCCATCCCCATGCTAAAGCTCTACTCCAACCACACCAACCTCCCCACCTCCGTTAGTGAGGCCTTCGGGGCAGGCCTCAAAGTCTCCTTTTCTGACTTCATCCAGTACTTACTGGATCCCAGGACAGAGAAGATGGCCCCTTTCAATGAGCACTGGAGGCAGGTTTACCGTCTGTGCCACCCGTGCCAGATAGACTATGATTTCATCGGGAAGCTGGAGACTCTGGATGAGGATGCTGCTTATTTATTGCAGCTCCTCAAAGTGGACAGGCTGCTTCGCTTCCCACCCAGCTACCGCAACAGgactgccagcagctgggaagatAACTGGTTTGCCAAAATCCCACTGGcttggaggcagcagctctaCAAACTTTATGAAGCAGATTTTGTACTCTTTGGCTACCCCAAGCCAGAAAACTTGCTTAAAGACTGA